One genomic region from Pseudoduganella dura encodes:
- a CDS encoding FAD-dependent monooxygenase — MALAALLVRRGVAPARIALVDARPLDAACDDPRTLALSWGSRQILGQIGAWPVPATDIHEIHVSRKGAFGRSMISRDEHRVPALGYVTRYGDLVSVLAGVVERLGIVALRPARVTGLEETPGHVRLALEDGRTVTAAIAVQAEGGLFGAQAGKQAMRDYGQSAIIAHVEASAPVAHRAYERFTDEGPLAMLPQGDGYSMVWCVRPDSAQELLSLDDAAFLARLDATFGERLGRFTGATRRLAFPLGLNAGVAGTARTTAIGNAAQTLHPVAGQGLNLGLRDATVLARLLARGATPDNLADFAALRRQDRDLTVRLTDTMARVFANTSPLQPVLGLSLAAIDLFTPARSMLAEMMMYGRR, encoded by the coding sequence ATGGCGCTGGCGGCCCTGCTCGTGCGGCGCGGCGTTGCGCCCGCGCGCATCGCGCTGGTGGACGCCAGGCCGCTCGATGCCGCGTGCGACGATCCGCGCACGCTGGCGCTGTCGTGGGGCAGCCGGCAGATCCTCGGCCAGATCGGGGCCTGGCCCGTGCCGGCCACGGACATCCATGAAATCCACGTCTCGCGCAAGGGCGCGTTCGGCCGCAGCATGATCTCGCGCGACGAACATCGCGTGCCGGCGCTGGGGTACGTGACGCGCTACGGCGACCTCGTTTCCGTGCTGGCGGGGGTTGTCGAACGGCTCGGCATCGTCGCGCTGCGTCCCGCGCGGGTCACCGGGCTGGAAGAAACGCCCGGGCACGTACGACTGGCGCTGGAGGACGGCCGCACCGTCACCGCCGCGATCGCGGTGCAGGCCGAGGGCGGCCTGTTCGGCGCGCAGGCCGGCAAGCAGGCCATGCGCGATTACGGGCAGTCGGCGATCATCGCGCACGTGGAGGCCAGCGCCCCCGTCGCGCACCGCGCCTATGAACGGTTTACCGACGAAGGCCCGCTGGCGATGCTGCCCCAGGGCGATGGCTATTCGATGGTGTGGTGCGTGCGGCCGGACAGCGCGCAGGAACTGCTGTCGCTGGACGACGCCGCCTTCCTGGCGCGGCTCGATGCCACGTTCGGCGAACGGCTCGGCCGTTTCACAGGCGCCACGCGGCGCCTCGCCTTCCCGCTCGGCCTGAACGCCGGCGTGGCCGGCACCGCGCGCACCACCGCGATCGGCAACGCGGCGCAGACGCTGCACCCGGTGGCCGGCCAGGGCCTGAACCTGGGCCTGCGCGATGCCACCGTGCTGGCCCGGCTGCTGGCCCGCGGCGCCACGCCCGACAACCTGGCCGATTTCGCGGCCTTGCGCCGCCAGGACCGCGACCTCACCGTGCGGCTGACCGACACGATGGCACGCGTGTTCGCCAATACCTCGCCGCTGCAGCCGGTACTCGGCCTGTCGCTGGCCGCCATCGACCTGTTCACGCCGGCCCGCTCGATGCTTGCCGAGATGATGATGTACGGCCGGCGCTAG
- a CDS encoding IS4 family transposase, producing MHARQIIQRLLGQECPSIHAKRRACLAQIVQAAARAGLGVVRIGKQLRSQTSLRHRIKCCDRLLSNPHLAKERVQIYRAMSQRLLQSRQYVQVAVDWSEIRADGSAQLLRAAAIIEGRAFTLYEEVHPQERLAASLVHKCFMKTLKTILPAHCRAIIITDAGFRATWFKTLNQLGFGWVGRIRNRDLVCQQNGNDWFGCKSLYSRATAKARDLGYFFHVRSNPVDCRLVLYKSKSKGRHCLTKSGQPARAHHSKKNSAAQCEPWLLAVSPALAQLRADDIIKIYSGRMQIEQTFRDLKNAKWGMALRHSQTTSLLRLAALLLIGALLTYALWLIGLAARAAGYEVHYGSHPKAGSCLSIFSLAMHWVDDYRRPRLSPSAIKYAFIELVSMVRTWEFEG from the coding sequence ATGCATGCACGCCAAATCATACAACGATTGTTGGGGCAGGAGTGCCCATCAATTCACGCTAAACGCCGAGCTTGCCTAGCTCAAATTGTGCAAGCTGCAGCTCGTGCCGGGCTGGGCGTTGTACGCATCGGTAAGCAGCTCAGGTCACAAACAAGTCTTCGGCATCGCATCAAGTGCTGTGACCGTTTGCTGAGCAATCCCCATCTGGCCAAAGAGCGGGTGCAGATATACCGAGCAATGAGCCAACGCCTTCTTCAATCCAGGCAATACGTGCAGGTAGCAGTAGATTGGTCAGAAATTCGCGCAGATGGCAGTGCTCAATTGCTGCGTGCAGCAGCCATCATCGAAGGACGCGCCTTTACGCTCTACGAGGAGGTCCACCCTCAGGAGAGGCTCGCGGCATCTTTGGTCCATAAGTGCTTCATGAAGACCCTGAAAACCATCCTGCCAGCGCACTGTCGCGCCATCATCATCACCGATGCAGGATTTCGTGCTACGTGGTTTAAAACGCTCAATCAGCTCGGCTTTGGCTGGGTCGGACGGATACGCAACCGTGATTTGGTGTGCCAACAGAACGGCAACGACTGGTTCGGCTGCAAAAGCTTGTACTCAAGAGCTACCGCAAAAGCGCGCGATTTGGGCTATTTTTTTCATGTCCGCTCCAACCCTGTCGACTGCCGATTAGTGCTGTACAAGTCCAAATCGAAAGGACGGCATTGCTTGACGAAATCCGGTCAACCTGCGCGCGCGCACCACAGCAAGAAAAACAGCGCTGCCCAATGTGAGCCTTGGCTACTCGCCGTTTCGCCAGCACTGGCACAGCTTCGTGCAGACGACATCATCAAAATTTACTCTGGGCGCATGCAAATCGAGCAGACTTTCCGCGACCTGAAGAATGCCAAATGGGGAATGGCACTGCGACATAGCCAGACTACAAGCCTGCTTCGTCTGGCGGCACTTTTACTAATCGGTGCATTGCTCACTTATGCCTTATGGCTGATCGGCTTAGCGGCACGAGCGGCTGGCTATGAAGTCCACTACGGCAGCCATCCCAAGGCAGGCAGCTGCCTTTCAATCTTCTCGTTGGCAATGCACTGGGTCGACGACTATCGTCGACCCAGACTCTCCCCATCGGCCATCAAATATGCATTTATCGAACTCGTTTCGATGGTCCGCACTTGGGAATTCGAGGGGTAG
- a CDS encoding aminoglycoside phosphotransferase family protein, which yields MSSLLNLSSNGASHNASAAGDARLQQLKTWLQGLDIVDVASARPASADASFRRYFRFDVLPAAQARAGTNFGATLVAMDAPPERENTAAFVKVDTLLAEAGVAVPVIHAQDLEQGFLLLSDLGTTTYLQALNPDNASALYAQALSALVKIQQHSQPGVLPEFDRAFMLRELDIFPEWYIGKHLNATLTEAQSAELQKVFDHIVANCLAQPQVFMHRDYHSRNLMWMDEDNPGILDFQDAVYGPITYDAASLLRDAYVSWDEELVLDWVIRYWQHARSAGLPVNKDFDAFYRDFEYMALQRHLKILGLFCRLNYRDGKPLYLGDLPTVMEYVRHTANRYRELKPLVRLLDVLEDTRPAVGYTF from the coding sequence GGGGCTGGACATCGTGGATGTGGCTTCGGCACGTCCCGCGTCGGCCGATGCCAGCTTCCGCCGCTACTTCCGGTTCGACGTGCTGCCGGCCGCGCAGGCGCGCGCCGGCACGAACTTCGGCGCCACGCTGGTGGCGATGGATGCCCCGCCGGAGCGGGAGAATACCGCAGCCTTCGTCAAGGTGGACACACTGCTGGCCGAAGCCGGCGTGGCCGTTCCCGTCATCCACGCGCAAGACCTGGAACAGGGCTTCCTGCTGCTGTCGGACCTGGGCACCACCACCTACCTGCAGGCGCTGAACCCGGACAATGCCTCCGCGCTGTATGCGCAGGCGCTGTCGGCGCTGGTGAAGATCCAGCAGCACAGCCAGCCCGGCGTGCTGCCGGAATTCGACCGCGCATTCATGCTGCGCGAGCTGGACATCTTCCCCGAGTGGTACATCGGCAAGCACCTCAATGCCACGCTGACGGAGGCGCAATCGGCCGAACTGCAGAAGGTGTTCGACCATATCGTGGCCAACTGCCTGGCGCAGCCGCAGGTGTTCATGCACCGCGACTACCATTCGCGCAACCTGATGTGGATGGACGAGGACAATCCCGGCATCCTCGATTTCCAGGACGCCGTCTACGGCCCGATCACGTACGACGCCGCCTCGCTGCTGCGCGACGCCTACGTGTCCTGGGACGAGGAACTGGTGCTGGACTGGGTGATCCGCTACTGGCAGCACGCCCGGTCCGCGGGCCTGCCCGTCAACAAGGACTTCGACGCGTTCTACAGGGATTTCGAATACATGGCCCTGCAGCGCCACCTGAAGATCCTCGGCCTGTTCTGCCGCCTGAACTATCGCGACGGCAAGCCGCTGTACCTGGGCGACCTGCCCACGGTGATGGAATACGTGCGCCACACGGCCAACCGCTACCGCGAGCTCAAGCCGCTGGTCCGGCTGCTCGACGTGCTGGAAGACACCCGGCCCGCCGTCGGGTACACGTTCTGA
- a CDS encoding sugar MFS transporter, producing MQHHSQPALAPDTGVAQASRNNTGPLVIVTILFFMWGLLTSMNDVLIPHLKAVYTLTYVQAMLVQFCFFGAYLLVSVPAGMLIRRLGYQRGAVAGLVIAAAGCALFYPAATSGYGVFLFAFFVLAGGITVLQVAANPYVTVLGDPRTASSRLTLTQAFNALGTTVAPVLGGMLILSGGMLDTAQVAALPAAEQLAYRAQEAASVQGPYLVLAGALLLLAVLFALARLPKIVDGTDGESPGRFRDLFAHRHLVLGMLGIFLYVGGEVSIGSFLISFMEDPDIGGMTAAQAAHYVSLYWGGAMVGRFIGFAVMRSVSPGKALAFNAAASIVLILVATFGGGKVAMYAILAVGLCNSIMFPTIFSMALHGLGKQAGQASGLLCMAIVGGALVPFAQGALADAMGVQLSFVVPAACYAFVLYFGLKYANLHKQ from the coding sequence ATGCAACATCATTCCCAGCCGGCGCTCGCGCCCGATACCGGCGTCGCGCAAGCGTCGCGCAACAATACGGGCCCGCTCGTCATCGTCACGATCCTGTTCTTCATGTGGGGCCTGCTGACGTCGATGAACGACGTGCTGATCCCGCACCTGAAGGCGGTCTACACGCTGACCTATGTGCAGGCGATGCTGGTGCAGTTCTGCTTCTTCGGCGCCTACCTGCTCGTGTCGGTGCCGGCGGGGATGCTGATCCGGCGGCTGGGCTACCAGCGCGGCGCGGTGGCCGGGCTGGTCATCGCGGCGGCCGGATGCGCGCTGTTCTACCCGGCGGCCACGTCCGGTTATGGCGTGTTCCTGTTCGCGTTCTTCGTGCTGGCCGGCGGCATCACGGTGCTGCAGGTGGCGGCGAATCCGTACGTGACGGTGCTGGGCGATCCGCGCACCGCGTCGAGCCGGCTGACGCTGACGCAGGCATTCAACGCGCTGGGCACCACGGTGGCGCCCGTGCTGGGCGGCATGCTGATCCTGTCGGGCGGCATGCTGGACACGGCGCAGGTTGCCGCGTTGCCGGCCGCCGAACAACTGGCGTACCGCGCGCAGGAAGCGGCCAGCGTGCAGGGGCCGTACCTGGTGCTGGCCGGTGCGCTGCTGCTGCTGGCGGTGCTGTTCGCGCTGGCGCGGCTGCCGAAGATCGTCGATGGTACCGATGGCGAATCCCCCGGCCGCTTCCGCGACCTGTTCGCCCACCGGCACCTGGTGCTGGGCATGCTGGGCATCTTCCTGTACGTGGGCGGCGAAGTGTCGATCGGCAGCTTCCTGATCAGCTTCATGGAAGACCCGGACATCGGCGGCATGACGGCGGCGCAGGCCGCCCACTACGTGAGCCTGTACTGGGGCGGCGCGATGGTGGGCCGCTTCATCGGCTTCGCCGTGATGCGCTCGGTCAGCCCGGGCAAGGCGCTGGCCTTCAACGCGGCCGCGAGCATCGTGCTGATCCTCGTCGCCACGTTCGGCGGCGGCAAGGTGGCGATGTATGCGATCCTCGCCGTGGGGCTGTGCAATTCGATCATGTTCCCGACGATCTTCAGCATGGCGCTGCACGGGCTCGGCAAGCAGGCCGGCCAGGCTTCGGGCCTGCTGTGCATGGCGATCGTCGGCGGCGCGCTCGTGCCGTTCGCGCAGGGCGCGCTGGCCGATGCGATGGGCGTGCAGCTGTCGTTCGTGGTGCCGGCTGCGTGCTATGCGTTCGTGCTGTACTTCGGGTTGAAGTACGCGAATCTGCACAAGCAGTAA
- the murU gene encoding N-acetylmuramate alpha-1-phosphate uridylyltransferase MurU, whose amino-acid sequence MKAMIFAAGRGERMRPLTDTCPKPLLKVRGRPLVEWHVVNLVRAGITEIVINHAHLGHMIEEHLGDGGRFGATIRYSAEREALETAGGIANARHLLGEEPFLAISGDIYCPHFDFAEVKDVLHDNDMWGNPHPVGKRDIAWIWLVKNPPFHPKGDFGLKMYTISNPVPDSGEPAWTFANIGVYRMEMFDGIAPGQHAGLGKLLREFADKGQLGGEVYEGDWDNVGTPQQLEQLNAAFGARRA is encoded by the coding sequence ATGAAAGCCATGATCTTCGCCGCCGGCCGCGGCGAGCGTATGCGTCCGCTGACGGACACCTGCCCGAAACCGCTGCTGAAAGTGCGCGGCCGGCCGCTGGTCGAGTGGCACGTGGTGAACCTGGTGCGCGCCGGCATCACCGAGATCGTCATCAACCACGCCCACCTCGGCCACATGATCGAGGAGCACCTGGGCGACGGCGGCCGCTTCGGCGCCACGATCCGGTATTCGGCCGAGCGGGAGGCGCTGGAGACCGCCGGCGGCATCGCCAACGCGCGGCACCTGCTGGGCGAGGAACCGTTCCTGGCGATCTCGGGCGACATCTATTGCCCGCACTTCGATTTCGCCGAAGTGAAGGATGTCCTGCACGACAACGACATGTGGGGCAATCCGCATCCGGTCGGGAAGCGCGACATCGCCTGGATCTGGCTGGTGAAGAACCCGCCATTCCACCCGAAGGGCGACTTCGGCCTGAAGATGTACACGATCTCGAATCCGGTGCCGGACAGCGGCGAGCCGGCATGGACGTTCGCCAACATCGGCGTCTACCGCATGGAAATGTTCGACGGCATCGCGCCGGGCCAGCACGCGGGCCTGGGCAAGCTGCTGCGCGAATTCGCGGACAAGGGCCAGCTCGGCGGCGAGGTCTACGAAGGCGACTGGGACAACGTGGGTACCCCGCAGCAGCTCGAACAGCTGAACGCGGCATTCGGAGCGAGGCGGGCATGA
- a CDS encoding glycoside hydrolase family 3 protein — protein sequence MKRRLTILAAAVQLLAADAGAAQLTDWPRLKSAVAADARLEARVREIVAGMTLEQKVGQMTQSEIKTTKPEDVRRYYLGSVLNGGGSWPGGSKYATPADWVKLADAFYDASMSTDMRHKVPVIWGIDAMHGNSNVLGATLFPHNIGLGAARDAKRVGEMAAAVGKAVRATGINWVFAPTLAVVRDDRWGRTYESFSEDPAIVAEYAGAYVKGLQGSLQDDASVIATAKHYVGDGGTAEGKDRGVNRSTKLEMMNIHMAGYYPALEAGAQTVMASYNSWNDAASAKDYGKMHGNRELLTDVLKRKMGFDGFVVTDWNGIAEVPGCRNDSCPQAINAGIDMVMVPDDWKSFIANTVRQVKDGTIPMARIDDAVSRILRVKLRANLRKPSSSVHAGRMASMQARELARKLVQESLVLLKNDGDVLPLARNKKILVVGKSADSMANQSGGWTLTWQGTENKNSDFPNGDTILAGLKEAASSVTYSADGSGVDVADHDVVVAVIGEGPYAEGDGDIGPAGNLRHSSRYPEDLAVLKAVAGKGKPVVTVFVTGRPLYANDLLNLSDGFVAAWLPGSEGKGVADVLLRGADGKVNAPFTGKLSFSWPKGACQAPLNVGDRNYAPLFAYGYGLEYGKAHKLGKLAEDAGTAGCGNTNAFPVFNQSDRATFPLHAHSGGERKPLGADLNATHTLPTMTVETAQVNTQQDAKKVTWTGPGAIEARAATPRALPAYATKDGALTFDTIVTGAPRGPVQVSIGDAAVDMTGEFARLEGKGRKTVTIPLSCFKGADLGKVDTPFRVTAQGGLVAAFANIQVVGGAGTGTDAVRCAR from the coding sequence ATGAAGCGACGTTTGACCATCCTTGCCGCTGCCGTGCAGCTGCTGGCCGCCGATGCCGGCGCTGCGCAGCTGACCGACTGGCCGCGGCTCAAGAGCGCCGTTGCCGCCGACGCGCGCCTGGAAGCACGGGTAAGGGAGATCGTGGCTGGCATGACGCTGGAGCAGAAGGTCGGGCAGATGACGCAGTCCGAGATCAAGACCACGAAACCGGAAGACGTGCGCCGCTACTACCTGGGCTCGGTGCTGAACGGCGGCGGCAGCTGGCCGGGCGGCAGCAAGTACGCCACGCCGGCCGACTGGGTGAAGCTGGCCGATGCGTTCTACGATGCGTCGATGTCGACCGACATGCGGCACAAGGTGCCCGTCATCTGGGGCATCGATGCGATGCACGGCAACAGCAACGTGCTGGGCGCCACGCTGTTCCCGCACAACATCGGCCTGGGCGCGGCGCGCGACGCGAAGCGGGTCGGCGAGATGGCGGCGGCGGTCGGCAAGGCCGTGCGTGCGACCGGCATCAACTGGGTATTCGCGCCCACGCTGGCCGTGGTGCGCGACGACCGCTGGGGCCGCACGTACGAAAGCTTTTCGGAAGATCCGGCGATCGTTGCCGAATATGCGGGCGCCTACGTGAAAGGCCTGCAGGGATCGCTGCAGGACGACGCCAGCGTGATCGCCACCGCCAAGCACTACGTGGGCGACGGCGGCACCGCCGAAGGCAAGGACCGAGGCGTGAACCGGTCGACCAAGCTGGAGATGATGAACATCCACATGGCCGGATATTACCCGGCGCTGGAAGCGGGCGCGCAGACGGTGATGGCGTCGTATAACAGCTGGAACGATGCGGCTTCCGCCAAGGACTACGGCAAGATGCACGGCAACAGGGAGCTGCTGACGGACGTGCTGAAGCGGAAGATGGGCTTCGACGGGTTTGTCGTCACCGACTGGAACGGCATCGCCGAAGTGCCGGGCTGCCGCAACGACAGCTGTCCGCAGGCGATCAATGCCGGCATCGACATGGTGATGGTGCCGGACGACTGGAAGAGCTTCATCGCCAATACGGTGCGGCAGGTGAAGGATGGCACGATTCCGATGGCACGCATCGACGATGCGGTGTCCCGCATCCTGCGCGTGAAGCTGCGCGCCAACCTGCGAAAGCCTTCCTCTTCCGTCCATGCGGGCAGGATGGCATCGATGCAGGCGCGCGAACTGGCGCGCAAGCTGGTGCAGGAATCGCTGGTGCTGCTGAAGAACGACGGCGACGTGCTCCCGCTCGCGCGGAACAAAAAGATCCTCGTGGTGGGCAAGAGCGCCGACAGCATGGCGAACCAGAGCGGCGGCTGGACGCTGACGTGGCAGGGCACCGAGAACAAAAACAGCGACTTCCCGAACGGCGACACGATCCTTGCCGGCCTGAAGGAAGCCGCATCGAGCGTGACCTACAGCGCCGATGGCAGCGGCGTCGACGTCGCCGACCACGACGTGGTGGTGGCGGTGATCGGCGAGGGCCCGTATGCCGAAGGCGATGGCGACATCGGACCGGCCGGCAACCTGCGCCACAGCAGCCGCTATCCGGAGGACCTGGCCGTGCTGAAGGCCGTGGCGGGCAAGGGCAAGCCGGTGGTGACGGTGTTCGTCACGGGCCGGCCGCTGTATGCGAACGACCTGCTGAACCTGTCCGACGGCTTCGTGGCCGCCTGGCTGCCCGGCTCCGAAGGCAAGGGCGTGGCGGACGTGCTGCTGCGCGGCGCGGACGGCAAGGTGAATGCGCCGTTCACCGGCAAGCTGTCGTTCTCGTGGCCGAAGGGCGCGTGCCAGGCGCCGCTCAACGTGGGCGACAGGAACTATGCGCCGCTGTTCGCCTACGGCTACGGGCTGGAATACGGCAAGGCGCACAAGCTCGGCAAGCTTGCCGAGGATGCCGGCACGGCCGGCTGCGGCAACACCAACGCGTTCCCGGTGTTCAACCAGTCCGACCGCGCCACCTTCCCGCTGCATGCGCACAGCGGTGGCGAGCGCAAGCCGCTGGGGGCCGACCTGAACGCGACGCACACGCTGCCCACGATGACGGTGGAGACTGCGCAGGTGAACACGCAGCAGGATGCGAAGAAGGTCACGTGGACGGGGCCGGGCGCCATCGAGGCCCGGGCCGCCACGCCGCGTGCGCTGCCGGCTTATGCCACGAAGGATGGCGCGCTGACATTCGACACGATCGTCACCGGTGCGCCGCGCGGGCCAGTGCAGGTGTCGATCGGGGATGCCGCCGTGGACATGACCGGTGAATTCGCGCGGCTGGAAGGCAAGGGCAGGAAAACCGTCACGATCCCGCTGTCGTGCTTCAAGGGGGCCGACCTGGGCAAGGTCGACACGCCGTTCCGCGTGACGGCGCAGGGCGGCCTGGTCGCGGCATTCGCCAACATCCAGGTCGTCGGCGGGGCCGGTACAGGAACGGATGCGGTGCGCTGCGCACGATAA
- a CDS encoding aminopeptidase P N-terminal domain-containing protein produces MTNHAERRASLLARMEPGSVAFLATAPEAVRNGDSEYPYRHDSNFYYLSGFTEPESALVLVAAAGDQPARAILFCREKNPEREIWDGLRHGPEAAQAQFGVDAAWPIGMLDEKMPELLAGAPMLYCRLARDERLDGQLRRWFDAVRARGRTGIVAPPALRDLVPLVDEMRVVKDTGEQELMLRAGRISAAAHRRAMRAAHVGVFEYELEAELLYEFRRSGAQFPAYTPIVASGANSCILHYNVNDRQTRDGDLVLIDAGCELDGYASDITRTFPVNGRFTAPQQALYEIVLAAQAAAFDAIRPGNTFHAAHDAAVRVLAQGMLDTGLLDAGKAGGVDDVIAAKAYTAFYMHGTSHWLGMDVHDTGAYRVSEHPDKPSRPLAEGMVLTVEPGIYVRPAPGVPEQYWNIGIRIEDDVVVADGVPRLLTDEVPTAVADIERLMKERT; encoded by the coding sequence ATGACGAACCACGCTGAACGGCGCGCCAGCCTGCTCGCGCGGATGGAGCCGGGCAGCGTGGCATTTCTTGCCACCGCCCCAGAGGCGGTGCGCAACGGCGACAGCGAATACCCGTATCGCCACGACAGCAATTTTTACTACCTGAGCGGCTTCACGGAACCGGAAAGCGCGCTGGTGCTGGTGGCCGCCGCCGGCGACCAGCCCGCCCGCGCGATCCTGTTCTGCCGCGAAAAAAATCCCGAGCGTGAAATCTGGGACGGCCTGCGCCATGGCCCGGAAGCGGCGCAGGCGCAATTCGGCGTCGATGCCGCGTGGCCGATCGGCATGCTCGACGAAAAAATGCCGGAGCTGCTGGCCGGCGCGCCGATGCTGTACTGCCGCCTGGCGCGCGACGAACGGCTCGACGGCCAGCTGCGCCGCTGGTTCGACGCGGTGCGCGCCAGGGGCCGCACCGGCATCGTCGCGCCGCCGGCACTGCGCGACCTGGTGCCGCTGGTGGACGAGATGCGCGTCGTCAAGGACACCGGCGAGCAGGAACTGATGCTGCGCGCTGGCCGCATCTCGGCAGCCGCGCACCGGCGCGCGATGCGGGCGGCGCACGTCGGCGTGTTCGAATACGAACTGGAGGCGGAACTGCTGTACGAATTCCGCCGCAGCGGCGCGCAGTTCCCGGCCTACACGCCGATCGTCGCATCCGGCGCCAACAGCTGCATCCTCCACTACAACGTCAACGACCGCCAGACGCGGGACGGCGACCTGGTGCTGATCGACGCCGGCTGCGAGCTTGATGGCTATGCTTCCGACATCACGCGCACCTTCCCCGTCAACGGCCGCTTCACCGCGCCGCAGCAGGCGCTGTACGAGATCGTGCTGGCCGCGCAGGCCGCGGCGTTCGATGCGATCCGGCCGGGCAACACGTTCCATGCGGCGCACGATGCCGCCGTGCGCGTGCTGGCGCAAGGCATGCTCGATACGGGCCTGCTCGATGCCGGCAAGGCGGGCGGCGTGGATGACGTCATCGCCGCCAAGGCCTATACGGCGTTCTACATGCACGGCACCAGCCACTGGCTCGGGATGGACGTACACGACACCGGTGCCTATCGGGTGAGCGAGCACCCGGACAAGCCATCCCGGCCGCTGGCCGAAGGCATGGTACTGACGGTGGAGCCGGGTATCTACGTGCGGCCTGCGCCGGGCGTGCCGGAGCAGTACTGGAACATCGGCATCCGGATCGAGGACGACGTGGTGGTCGCCGACGGTGTGCCACGCCTCCTGACGGACGAGGTGCCGACTGCCGTGGCCGATATCGAACGGCTGATGAAGGAGCGAACATGA